The following proteins are co-located in the Candidatus Competibacteraceae bacterium genome:
- a CDS encoding prepilin-type N-terminal cleavage/methylation domain-containing protein, whose product MHGAEHRQQGFTLLELVVAITLMGLVLVVLYSGLRLGLNGWDSGERRAEATNRLRSVQEFLRRQLAQSMTVYETDNDRRERFVVFAGRSEGIEFVAPMPARLGQGGLYRMRIGMADGQLQLRWRPYLPGDPSAGEERVNVLLEGVSAMEWAYFGPERDNDQESPQWHADWTSTERRPLLVRLNLTLRGEVWPDLVVALVEGPR is encoded by the coding sequence ATGCACGGCGCGGAACATCGGCAGCAGGGATTTACCTTGCTGGAGTTAGTGGTTGCCATCACCCTGATGGGGCTGGTGTTGGTGGTGCTGTACAGCGGCCTGCGATTGGGTTTGAACGGTTGGGATAGCGGCGAGCGCCGCGCCGAGGCGACCAACCGGTTGCGGTCGGTACAGGAGTTCCTGCGCCGCCAATTGGCGCAGTCCATGACCGTTTACGAGACCGATAATGACCGGCGGGAGCGGTTCGTGGTCTTCGCCGGCCGATCGGAGGGGATCGAATTTGTGGCGCCGATGCCGGCTCGCCTGGGTCAGGGTGGGCTATACCGGATGCGGATCGGCATGGCGGATGGTCAGTTGCAATTGCGCTGGCGACCGTACCTGCCGGGCGATCCATCCGCGGGTGAAGAGCGGGTAAACGTTTTACTGGAGGGGGTGTCCGCCATGGAATGGGCATATTTCGGTCCAGAACGGGACAACGATCAGGAATCACCGCAGTGGCATGCCGATTGGACCAGCACCGAGCGGCGGCCACTGCTGGTGCGACTGAACCTGACCTTACGAGGCGAGGTCTGGCCCGACCTGGTCGTTGCGCTGGTCGAGGGACCGCGCTGA
- a CDS encoding GspH/FimT family pseudopilin — protein sequence MTVRAGQYGFTLLEILIVLVIGVLLVALVPPLLSGMSGATELRGAARQLAAGLRNARNEAVARQREAVLTLDLERRRFGVTGDPREIALPESVALKLYTAQSELLDSATGGIRFFPDGSSTGGSITVSGPKLAYRVNVDWLTGAVAIVEQDARP from the coding sequence ATGACGGTGCGGGCCGGGCAGTACGGTTTCACTTTGCTGGAAATTCTGATCGTGTTGGTGATTGGCGTGCTGTTGGTGGCGCTGGTGCCACCGCTGCTCTCGGGTATGAGCGGTGCCACCGAACTGCGCGGCGCGGCGCGGCAACTGGCCGCCGGTCTGCGTAATGCCCGCAACGAAGCGGTCGCTCGCCAACGGGAGGCGGTGTTGACCCTCGATCTGGAGCGGCGCCGCTTCGGCGTGACCGGCGATCCGCGCGAAATCGCCCTGCCGGAGAGCGTGGCGCTCAAGCTGTATACCGCTCAGTCGGAGTTGCTGGACAGCGCCACCGGCGGCATCCGCTTCTTTCCAGACGGGAGCTCCACCGGCGGTTCCATCACCGTCAGTGGTCCGAAGCTGGCTTATCGTGTCAACGTGGATTGGCTGACCGGCGCCGTCGCCATCGTCGAGCAGGACGCGCGGCCGTGA
- a CDS encoding general secretion pathway protein GspK translates to MITDHRECVEWSDARENGMVLVIVLWITTLLAVMAGSFAYSMRIETRLATGTVERAQARALAEAGIAYALVWQLDPEAQKQWSPNGDWREWSFGGGRLRIQVVDAGGLVNLNTANSELLKALLSAAGVDSQDQDRLADAIQDWRDPDDQPLPHGAESGDYRAAGRPGPKNAPFESVEELGEVLGMTQALYERIADVDTVFSYHSGVNPELAPARLLQALGLDERTVADYLATRASAVADGSPPPPLQAGDGQSFFSPSRANVYHMTVTAETESGTSVTIKAVIDGRSVATEQNPRVLAWRAGR, encoded by the coding sequence ATGATTACCGATCATAGAGAGTGCGTCGAGTGGTCCGACGCTCGCGAAAACGGCATGGTGCTGGTCATCGTGTTGTGGATCACAACCCTGTTGGCGGTGATGGCCGGTAGTTTCGCCTATTCCATGCGGATCGAAACCCGCTTGGCGACTGGCACGGTCGAGCGAGCGCAAGCACGGGCTCTGGCCGAAGCCGGCATCGCCTATGCGCTGGTCTGGCAACTGGATCCGGAGGCACAGAAACAGTGGTCGCCAAACGGTGACTGGCGCGAATGGTCTTTTGGGGGTGGTCGGCTGAGAATCCAGGTAGTGGACGCCGGCGGCTTGGTGAATCTCAACACCGCCAACTCTGAATTACTCAAGGCTTTGTTATCGGCGGCCGGTGTTGATTCCCAGGATCAGGACCGTTTGGCGGATGCCATCCAGGACTGGCGCGATCCGGACGATCAGCCACTGCCGCACGGCGCCGAAAGCGGTGACTATCGCGCCGCCGGTCGGCCTGGACCCAAGAATGCGCCCTTCGAGAGCGTCGAGGAATTGGGTGAGGTGTTGGGAATGACCCAAGCGCTCTATGAGCGGATCGCGGATGTGGACACGGTGTTTTCCTACCACTCCGGCGTGAATCCGGAATTGGCGCCCGCCCGCTTGCTGCAAGCCCTGGGTTTGGACGAGCGGACCGTGGCCGATTACCTGGCGACGCGCGCCAGCGCCGTCGCTGACGGATCGCCTCCGCCACCGCTGCAAGCTGGTGACGGTCAATCCTTTTTCTCCCCGAGCCGTGCGAACGTTTATCATATGACCGTGACGGCCGAGACGGAGAGTGGAACGTCCGTGACCATAAAGGCCGTTATCGATGGGCGGAGCGTAGCTACCGAGCAGAACCCGCGGGTACTGGCGTGGCGCGCGGGGCGCTGA
- a CDS encoding PilN domain-containing protein, whose protein sequence is MTINPRWIWKTFWRWWRDGLLAWFPASVRRWLIGSSRRLVIAVDENGYVLSREESGQNQVLERLDRALPDDRLVVKWFKAEKARQLVLRFPADQALARTLSLPLAAEKKLRQVAGFEMDRLTPFAADQVYYHARVLQRQPEQRRLRVELTALPRVAVDPMLLQLRQQGLLPDVLDVVGADSDLNLLPPEQRVRRGLWEQRMRAMVIVASLLLVAVAAVLPIWQQRALLLQANAKSGRLQAAANQAMTLRDQLDRTLQTSRMLAEKKQAIPTRVDLLRELTLILPVDTWVERLQVKGDSLQINGQSAKASALVGIIEASDLLDGARFLSPVTTDPRTNKERFLLGAHIGRELR, encoded by the coding sequence TTGACAATCAATCCCCGCTGGATCTGGAAGACATTCTGGCGCTGGTGGCGGGATGGCCTGCTAGCCTGGTTTCCCGCCAGCGTTCGCCGCTGGTTGATCGGTTCGTCGCGGCGCTTGGTCATCGCGGTGGATGAAAATGGGTATGTGTTGTCGCGCGAAGAATCCGGACAAAACCAGGTCCTGGAGCGGCTGGATCGGGCGTTGCCCGATGATCGGCTGGTGGTGAAGTGGTTTAAGGCAGAGAAAGCCAGACAACTGGTGTTGCGTTTTCCAGCCGACCAGGCGTTAGCGCGGACCCTGTCGCTGCCTTTGGCCGCCGAGAAGAAGTTGCGCCAAGTGGCGGGGTTCGAGATGGACCGCCTGACGCCGTTTGCCGCCGATCAGGTGTACTACCATGCCCGCGTGTTGCAACGTCAGCCCGAACAGCGCCGTTTACGGGTCGAGCTGACCGCGCTGCCGCGGGTTGCGGTGGATCCGATGCTGCTTCAGTTGCGACAACAAGGACTGTTGCCAGACGTGCTGGACGTGGTGGGTGCCGATTCCGATCTTAATCTGTTGCCGCCGGAGCAGCGAGTGCGTCGGGGTCTTTGGGAACAGCGGATGCGGGCGATGGTGATCGTCGCCAGTCTGCTGCTGGTTGCGGTGGCCGCGGTGTTGCCGATTTGGCAGCAACGCGCGCTGTTGCTCCAGGCGAACGCCAAGAGCGGTCGGCTCCAGGCGGCGGCGAATCAAGCCATGACCCTACGTGATCAGTTGGATCGGACCCTGCAAACCTCCCGGATGCTGGCGGAGAAAAAACAGGCGATTCCAACTCGGGTGGATCTGCTGCGGGAATTGACCCTGATCCTGCCGGTGGACACTTGGGTGGAACGATTGCAGGTCAAGGGGGATAGCTTGCAGATCAACGGCCAGTCCGCCAAGGCATCGGCGCTGGTTGGTATCATCGAAGCCTCCGATTTGCTGGACGGCGCTAGATTTTTGTCGCCGGTCACCACGGATCCGAGAACCAACAAAGAGCGTTTCCTGCTGGGCGCGCACATCGGCAGGGAGTTGCGATGA
- a CDS encoding type II secretion system protein has protein sequence MSRSRSRSRSERQGGFSLLEVLVAFAILSISLGVLLQIFATGLRNAGVADDYTRATLYAESILAAIGRETPLTEGARDGPINDQFSWRGTVDAYTGNMPDPEKTRVQAYRVRVEVFWPGLLQTRSVVLETLRLAPLEPPGGRR, from the coding sequence GTGAGCCGGAGCCGGAGCCGGAGCCGGAGCGAGCGGCAGGGTGGCTTTTCGCTGCTGGAGGTGCTGGTTGCCTTTGCGATCCTCTCGATCTCGTTGGGCGTGTTGTTGCAGATATTCGCGACTGGGTTGCGCAACGCCGGCGTTGCCGACGACTACACTCGGGCGACCCTGTACGCCGAATCGATCCTGGCCGCGATCGGCCGGGAAACGCCTTTGACCGAGGGTGCGCGCGATGGACCGATCAACGACCAGTTCTCCTGGCGCGGCACGGTCGACGCCTACACCGGGAATATGCCGGACCCCGAGAAAACCCGGGTTCAGGCCTACCGGGTTCGAGTCGAGGTGTTCTGGCCGGGGTTGCTACAAACACGTTCGGTTGTGCTGGAGACTTTGCGGCTGGCGCCGCTGGAACCACCGGGCGGACGCCGGTGA